One segment of Minwuia thermotolerans DNA contains the following:
- the ahcY gene encoding adenosylhomocysteinase, which translates to MSGSSDYKVADIALADWGRKEIEIAQTEMPGLMALREEYGAEQPLAGARIAGCLHMTIQTAVLIETLTALGAEVRWSSCNIFSTQDQAAAAIAATGVPVFAWKGMDDDEFWWAIDMTIEGPDGWRPNMILDDGGDLTARMHEKFPELLDDVRGLSEETTTGVMRLYEMARAGTLKVPAINVNDSVTKSKFDNLYGCRESLVDGIKRATDVMLAGKLAVVCGYGDVGKGSAESLRSQGARVVVTEIDPICALQAAMEGYEVRTMEDVAASGDIFVTATGNKDVITVEHMRAMKDRAIVCNIGHFDSEIQVSGLRNYTWHNVKPQVDEVEFPDGKRLILLAEGRLVNLGCATGHPSFVMSASFTNQVLAQIELWRNHAKYGLEVYVLPKHLDEKVAALHLGRLGVNLTKLSPDQARYLGIPESGPYKPEHYRY; encoded by the coding sequence ATGAGCGGATCGTCAGACTACAAGGTTGCCGACATTGCCCTTGCCGACTGGGGGCGCAAGGAAATCGAGATCGCCCAGACCGAGATGCCCGGTCTGATGGCCTTGCGTGAGGAGTACGGCGCGGAGCAGCCTCTGGCCGGGGCGCGGATTGCGGGCTGCCTGCACATGACGATCCAGACGGCGGTGCTGATCGAGACGCTGACGGCGCTGGGCGCCGAGGTGCGCTGGTCGTCGTGCAACATCTTCTCCACCCAGGACCAGGCGGCGGCGGCGATCGCGGCCACCGGCGTGCCGGTGTTCGCCTGGAAGGGCATGGACGACGACGAGTTCTGGTGGGCCATCGACATGACCATCGAAGGCCCCGACGGCTGGCGGCCGAACATGATCCTGGACGACGGCGGCGACCTGACCGCGCGCATGCACGAGAAGTTCCCCGAACTGCTGGACGACGTGCGCGGCCTCTCGGAGGAGACCACGACCGGCGTCATGCGGCTCTACGAGATGGCGCGGGCGGGGACGCTGAAGGTGCCGGCGATCAACGTCAACGATTCGGTGACCAAGTCGAAGTTCGACAATCTCTACGGCTGCCGCGAGAGCCTGGTGGACGGCATCAAGCGGGCCACCGACGTGATGCTGGCGGGCAAGCTGGCGGTGGTCTGCGGCTATGGCGACGTGGGCAAGGGCTCGGCGGAGAGCCTGCGCAGCCAGGGCGCGCGCGTCGTGGTCACCGAGATCGACCCGATCTGCGCCCTGCAGGCGGCGATGGAGGGCTACGAGGTCCGCACCATGGAGGACGTGGCCGCGTCGGGCGACATCTTCGTCACCGCGACGGGCAACAAGGACGTGATCACGGTCGAGCACATGCGCGCCATGAAGGACCGGGCGATCGTGTGCAATATCGGCCACTTCGATTCGGAGATCCAGGTCTCGGGGCTGCGCAACTACACCTGGCACAACGTCAAGCCGCAGGTCGACGAGGTGGAGTTTCCCGACGGCAAGCGGCTGATCCTGCTGGCGGAGGGGCGGCTGGTGAACCTGGGCTGCGCCACCGGCCATCCGAGCTTCGTGATGAGCGCGTCGTTCACCAACCAGGTGCTGGCGCAGATCGAGCTGTGGCGCAACCACGCCAAGTACGGCCTGGAGGTCTACGTGCTGCCCAAGCATCTGGACGAGAAGGTCGCCGCGCTGCACCTGGGCCGTCTCGGCGTCAACCTGACGAAGCTCTCCCCCGATCAGGCCCGCTATCTCGGCATCCCCGAAAGCGGACCCTACAAACCCGAACACTACAGGTACTGA
- a CDS encoding N-acyl homoserine lactonase family protein, whose amino-acid sequence MTTPHEFEVYAIKYAEREARRGDHFIGGDPHDAPMDMDYFVWALKREGKVWVVDTGFDALDAERRNRRLVRTVREGLALVGVDSHQVEDVIVTHLHYDHIGGYEHFPAARFHLQDREMAYATGRQMTRPAIAHAYTPEHIADLVFRVFEGRVEFHDGEAELEPGLSVHWVGGHTAGLQVVRVMTRIGWIVLASDASHYYENMEADRPFVIVWNQGEMLDAFRTMRRLAGDPAWIVPGHDPRVFERYDPPSPELEGKIVRLDAEPKGG is encoded by the coding sequence ATGACGACGCCACACGAATTCGAGGTCTACGCCATCAAGTACGCCGAGCGGGAGGCGCGCCGGGGCGATCACTTCATCGGCGGCGACCCGCATGACGCGCCCATGGACATGGACTACTTCGTCTGGGCGCTGAAGCGCGAGGGCAAGGTCTGGGTGGTCGACACCGGCTTCGACGCACTCGACGCAGAACGCCGCAACCGCCGGCTGGTGCGCACGGTGCGCGAGGGACTGGCGCTGGTCGGCGTCGACAGCCACCAGGTCGAAGACGTCATCGTCACCCACCTGCACTACGACCATATCGGCGGCTACGAGCATTTCCCCGCCGCCCGCTTTCACCTGCAGGACCGGGAGATGGCCTACGCCACGGGCCGGCAGATGACGCGCCCGGCGATCGCCCACGCCTACACCCCCGAGCACATCGCCGACCTCGTCTTCCGCGTCTTCGAGGGGCGGGTGGAGTTTCACGACGGCGAGGCGGAGCTGGAGCCCGGCCTGTCGGTCCACTGGGTCGGCGGCCATACGGCGGGTCTGCAGGTGGTGCGGGTGATGACGCGCATCGGCTGGATCGTGCTCGCCTCCGACGCCAGCCATTACTACGAGAACATGGAGGCGGACCGGCCCTTCGTCATCGTCTGGAACCAGGGCGAGATGCTCGACGCCTTCCGCACCATGCGCCGCCTGGCCGGCGATCCGGCCTGGATCGTGCCCGGCCACGACCCGCGCGTCTTCGAGCGCTACGACCCGCCGTCGCCGGAGCTGGAGGGCAAGATCGTGCGCCTCGACGCGGAACCGAAAGGCGGTTGA
- a CDS encoding carboxymuconolactone decarboxylase family protein, with translation MSDELFEKGLKIRKEVLGEAYVEKAMASADAFNRDFQHWVTASAWGAAWGQETLSRRDRSLLNLVMLAALGRGTEFKLHVKGAVNNGVTLAEMKDALLHMTVYCGAPAGVEAFRLARQALEEIGVDPAEADQAPT, from the coding sequence ATGAGCGACGAGCTGTTCGAGAAGGGCCTGAAGATCCGCAAGGAGGTGCTGGGCGAGGCCTATGTCGAGAAGGCCATGGCGTCCGCGGACGCCTTCAACCGCGACTTCCAGCACTGGGTGACGGCCAGCGCCTGGGGCGCCGCCTGGGGGCAGGAGACGCTCTCGCGCCGCGACCGCAGCCTGCTCAACCTGGTGATGCTGGCGGCGCTCGGCCGGGGCACGGAGTTCAAGCTGCACGTCAAGGGCGCCGTCAACAACGGCGTGACGCTCGCCGAGATGAAGGACGCGCTGCTGCACATGACCGTCTATTGCGGTGCGCCCGCCGGCGTCGAGGCCTTCCGCCTCGCCCGCCAGGCGCTGGAGGAGATCGGCGTCGATCCGGCGGAAGCGGACCAGGCCCCTACCTGA
- a CDS encoding LLM class flavin-dependent oxidoreductase, protein MKFGGMVATKIDDWAIFRELEALGYDHGWAPDSQMIWSDCYATLALAAHHTSRIRLGTGVAIAGTRLAPVTAHSIASINRLAPGRTFIGIGTGHTAMRIMGARPVKAKAFRDYLRVVRGLLAGEEVEFEHDGETRPIRFLDRELECLNLDDHVDIYVAANGPKALRAAGAYGDGRICAGNEPLGVLARNLETVREGAAEAGREIGPDFHTAALTFACVLRPGEKLTDERIIDEVDSAVVSTLHYWFELYQEWGRDDFVSDRVRGTWEDYKAHVESTMPAARRHQMLHRGHCAFCPPEERRFVTPDMIRIAGGLVGEPDEIVERLGQLEQAGLKEVTLLPPAAHMRSNFRDFADQVMARVR, encoded by the coding sequence ATGAAGTTCGGCGGCATGGTGGCGACGAAGATCGACGACTGGGCGATCTTCCGGGAGCTGGAGGCGCTCGGCTACGACCACGGCTGGGCGCCCGACAGCCAGATGATCTGGTCGGACTGCTACGCCACCCTGGCGCTGGCGGCGCACCACACCAGCCGCATCCGCCTGGGCACCGGCGTCGCCATCGCCGGCACGCGGCTGGCGCCGGTGACCGCGCATTCCATCGCCTCGATCAACAGGCTGGCCCCGGGCCGGACCTTCATCGGCATCGGCACCGGCCACACGGCGATGCGCATCATGGGCGCCCGGCCGGTGAAGGCGAAGGCCTTCCGCGACTATCTCCGCGTGGTCCGCGGCCTGCTGGCCGGCGAGGAGGTGGAATTCGAGCACGATGGCGAGACCCGCCCGATCCGCTTCCTCGACCGGGAGCTGGAGTGCCTCAACCTGGACGATCACGTCGACATCTACGTCGCCGCCAACGGCCCGAAGGCGCTGCGCGCCGCCGGAGCGTACGGGGACGGTCGCATCTGCGCGGGCAACGAACCGCTGGGCGTGCTGGCCAGGAACCTGGAGACCGTGCGCGAAGGCGCGGCCGAGGCGGGGCGCGAGATCGGGCCCGACTTCCACACCGCCGCGCTCACCTTCGCCTGCGTCCTGCGCCCCGGCGAGAAGCTCACCGACGAACGGATTATCGACGAGGTGGATTCGGCGGTCGTCTCGACGCTCCACTACTGGTTCGAGCTCTATCAGGAATGGGGCCGCGACGACTTCGTCTCCGACCGGGTGCGCGGCACCTGGGAGGACTACAAGGCCCATGTCGAGTCGACGATGCCGGCGGCGCGCCGCCACCAGATGCTGCACCGCGGCCACTGCGCCTTCTGCCCGCCGGAGGAGCGCCGCTTCGTCACACCCGACATGATCCGCATCGCCGGCGGCCTGGTGGGCGAGCCCGACGAGATCGTCGAGCGGCTGGGTCAGCTCGAGCAGGCCGGGCTGAAGGAGGTGACGCTGCTGCCGCCCGCCGCGCACATGCGGTCGAACTTCCGCGACTTCGCCGATCAGGTCATGGCGCGGGTCAGGTAG
- a CDS encoding fatty acid desaturase family protein: MNTGENFREDTRRAGLPPALVKELTRQDDAKGWAGVAELFGAIALILGAAVWAWHPAVTVLAMLLIATRQQACFVIAHDAAHYRLLKNRRWNDLVGRIAGGIVGISMPTYRVVHRLHHNHLYGKQDPDIPLNAGYPRGRAYLLKKLFFDLFGVTAWKTYRYFFGAPAINAEAGGPNRPLDDTSPALRAAARADRWWVLGFHATMPVVAFAGGFLLEYLLLWAVPLVTFLQPLLRLRAICEHGAVTDFASPLTAARTNLGPRWLLWLFFPFHVNFHVEHHMYPAIPFYNLPAAHRAMKAHGVLDKAEVRDVRETLGLVMADRPAREAAPA; encoded by the coding sequence ATGAACACGGGCGAAAACTTTCGCGAGGACACGCGCCGGGCCGGGCTGCCGCCGGCGCTGGTGAAGGAACTGACGCGCCAGGACGACGCGAAGGGCTGGGCCGGCGTGGCCGAGCTCTTCGGCGCCATCGCCCTGATCCTCGGTGCCGCCGTCTGGGCCTGGCATCCGGCGGTGACGGTGCTGGCCATGCTGCTGATCGCGACGCGCCAGCAGGCCTGTTTCGTCATCGCTCACGACGCCGCCCACTACCGCCTGCTGAAGAACCGCCGCTGGAACGACCTCGTCGGGCGGATCGCCGGCGGCATCGTCGGCATCTCCATGCCGACCTACCGCGTGGTCCACCGGCTGCACCACAATCATCTGTACGGGAAGCAGGATCCGGACATCCCGCTGAACGCCGGCTATCCGCGCGGGCGGGCCTACCTGCTGAAGAAGCTGTTCTTCGACCTGTTCGGGGTCACCGCCTGGAAGACCTACCGCTATTTCTTCGGCGCGCCGGCGATCAATGCGGAGGCGGGCGGCCCGAACCGGCCGCTGGACGACACCTCGCCAGCGCTCCGCGCCGCGGCCCGGGCCGACCGCTGGTGGGTGCTGGGTTTCCACGCCACGATGCCCGTCGTGGCCTTCGCCGGCGGATTCCTGCTCGAGTATCTGCTGCTCTGGGCCGTGCCGCTGGTGACCTTCCTGCAGCCGCTGCTCCGGCTCCGGGCGATCTGCGAGCATGGCGCGGTGACGGATTTCGCCTCGCCGCTGACCGCCGCCCGGACCAATCTGGGGCCCCGCTGGCTGCTCTGGCTGTTCTTCCCCTTCCACGTGAACTTTCACGTCGAGCACCACATGTACCCGGCCATTCCCTTCTACAATCTGCCCGCTGCCCACCGGGCGATGAAGGCGCACGGCGTGCTGGACAAGGCCGAGGTCCGCGACGTGCGCGAGACCCTGGGCCTGGTCATGGCCGACCGCCCCGCGCGGGAAGCAGCCCCGGCCTGA
- a CDS encoding AMP-binding protein, with amino-acid sequence MTNLTELLGIAEKRAEGRPVLVYQGREWSHAELAAQSRRVAAGLKSLGVGKGDRVAIWLPNAPAYLAVFFACARLGAIALAVNTRYRSVEVGDIVSRAGAKAMIYWPDFKGIAFNEILAGIDPGELAGLEHLIVYSEDGAPAVSPVPEATPVSYDDLAAHAELEEDHADDGLGCAIFTTSGTTSKPKFVLHHQSSIADHGLQIADSFGWRGEDVVHLLAMPYCGVFGLTQSMGAIASGRTMVTMPYLDIPEAVRLMKAHRVTHTAGSDDMYAMMLEEAAGEQTPFPAFRSGIYALFNAALEDIVERAEQRGMYITGVYGMSEVQALFTRWPDGSPVAVRKRGGGIPIAPTAAVRVRDPESGRLLGVGEPGELEARGPSMMMEYFLNPEATAKTLTDDGFIRTGDLAQMTEEGGFEYLSRMGDVLRLGGFLTAPAEIEARLLEHPSVKDVQVVGANVGGRNRAVAFVIPAGAGYDEAAVIAHCAAGLAKYKVPARAVPLDAFPVTQSANGVKIQKAKLREMAGELDEEPRRRAGQG; translated from the coding sequence ATGACAAACCTGACCGAACTGCTCGGCATCGCCGAGAAACGCGCCGAAGGCCGCCCCGTCCTGGTCTATCAGGGCCGGGAATGGAGCCATGCCGAACTCGCCGCCCAGTCCCGCCGCGTCGCCGCCGGACTGAAATCGCTGGGTGTGGGCAAGGGCGACCGGGTCGCCATCTGGCTGCCCAATGCGCCGGCCTACCTCGCCGTCTTCTTCGCCTGCGCCCGGCTGGGCGCCATCGCGCTGGCGGTGAACACCCGCTACCGCTCGGTCGAGGTCGGCGACATCGTCAGCCGTGCCGGGGCGAAAGCGATGATCTACTGGCCCGATTTCAAGGGCATCGCCTTCAACGAGATCCTGGCGGGCATCGACCCGGGGGAGCTGGCGGGCCTGGAGCACCTGATCGTCTATTCGGAGGATGGCGCGCCGGCGGTCTCGCCCGTCCCCGAGGCGACGCCCGTGTCCTACGACGACCTTGCCGCCCATGCCGAGCTTGAAGAGGATCACGCGGACGACGGTCTCGGCTGCGCGATCTTCACCACCTCGGGCACGACCAGCAAACCGAAGTTCGTCCTGCATCACCAGTCGTCCATCGCCGATCACGGCCTGCAGATCGCCGACAGCTTCGGCTGGCGGGGCGAAGATGTGGTCCACCTGCTGGCCATGCCCTATTGCGGCGTCTTCGGCCTGACCCAGTCCATGGGCGCCATCGCCTCGGGCCGGACCATGGTCACCATGCCCTATCTGGACATTCCGGAGGCCGTCCGGCTGATGAAGGCGCACCGCGTCACCCACACCGCGGGTTCCGACGACATGTACGCCATGATGCTGGAAGAGGCGGCGGGCGAGCAGACGCCGTTCCCGGCCTTCCGTTCCGGCATCTACGCGCTGTTCAACGCGGCGCTGGAGGACATCGTCGAGCGCGCCGAGCAGCGCGGCATGTACATCACCGGCGTCTACGGCATGTCGGAGGTGCAGGCGCTGTTCACCCGCTGGCCCGATGGCTCGCCCGTCGCGGTGCGCAAGCGCGGCGGCGGCATCCCCATCGCGCCGACGGCGGCGGTCCGCGTGCGCGATCCGGAGTCGGGCAGGCTGCTCGGCGTCGGCGAGCCGGGCGAGCTGGAGGCGCGGGGCCCGTCGATGATGATGGAATATTTCCTGAACCCGGAGGCAACGGCGAAGACGCTGACCGACGACGGCTTCATCCGCACCGGCGACCTGGCGCAGATGACCGAGGAGGGCGGCTTCGAATATCTCTCCCGCATGGGCGACGTGCTGCGTCTCGGTGGCTTCCTCACCGCGCCGGCGGAGATCGAGGCGCGCCTGCTGGAGCATCCGTCGGTGAAGGACGTGCAGGTGGTCGGCGCGAATGTCGGCGGCCGCAACCGCGCTGTGGCCTTCGTCATTCCGGCGGGGGCCGGCTATGACGAGGCGGCGGTGATCGCTCACTGCGCCGCGGGACTGGCCAAGTACAAGGTGCCCGCCCGCGCCGTGCCGCTCGACGCCTTCCCTGTCACCCAGTCGGCCAACGGCGTGAAGATCCAGAAGGCGAAGCTGCGCGAGATGGCCGGCGAACTGGACGAGGAACCGCGCCGCCGCGCCGGCCAGGGTTAG
- a CDS encoding hydantoinase B/oxoprolinase family protein — MPDTAPQNLSAVDQAVITQALIAAAHEMGVKLIRSAHSTIVREAEDCSSAILDRHGNVVAQSELIPLQLGSIAHTFGPCAAAYPPEELVEGDFYITNDPYQGGQHLPDVFLFTPIFVDGRLLGFSATVAHHIDLGGGAPGLNPDATDIHQEGIVFPPTKWNLARDWRNDGPLQRFVRANIRMPDHTIGDFEAQFAANAIGVERVRELCARHGAARLEAAMDEMLDYAERRMRQALAAVPDGTYEGEDFLDDDGQGSGPLRIAAQVTVKGSDIRVTFDGSAPQVKSNMNNPFASTVGAALSVIKSALTSADLPFNSGCARAITVEAPEGSILNPKAPAPVRARLLPSYRVFNAVMKALAQAAPEKVIAAGYDTTYACCLSHLGPKGYNIYLEIFGGGYGAGPRSDGCDAVDSPLSNCGNIPVESQDMSYPFFRVLDYSLVAGSGGDGEHRGGLGFQRVYEILDDDVTFAAYGDRFIIPPEGLFGGEAGGKASAWVIRGGERIELRSKLSMAMKKGDRLVVRTGGGAGYGDPAKRPAALRERDFIDGYV, encoded by the coding sequence ATGCCCGACACCGCACCGCAGAACCTCTCGGCCGTCGACCAGGCGGTCATCACCCAGGCGCTGATCGCCGCCGCCCACGAGATGGGGGTGAAGCTGATCCGCTCGGCCCATTCGACCATCGTGCGCGAGGCCGAGGACTGCTCGTCGGCGATCCTCGACCGGCACGGCAATGTCGTCGCCCAGTCGGAGCTGATCCCGCTGCAGCTCGGCTCCATCGCCCACACCTTCGGCCCCTGCGCCGCCGCGTATCCGCCCGAGGAGCTGGTCGAGGGCGATTTCTACATCACCAACGATCCCTATCAGGGCGGCCAGCACCTGCCCGACGTCTTCCTGTTCACGCCGATCTTCGTCGACGGACGGCTGCTCGGTTTTTCGGCGACGGTGGCGCACCACATCGATCTGGGCGGCGGCGCGCCGGGGCTGAACCCCGACGCCACCGATATCCATCAGGAAGGCATCGTCTTCCCGCCGACAAAGTGGAACCTGGCCCGCGACTGGCGCAATGACGGCCCGCTGCAGCGCTTCGTGCGCGCCAATATCCGCATGCCCGACCACACCATCGGCGATTTCGAGGCGCAGTTCGCCGCCAACGCCATCGGCGTGGAGCGCGTGCGCGAGCTCTGCGCCCGCCACGGCGCCGCCCGCCTCGAAGCGGCGATGGACGAGATGCTGGACTATGCCGAGCGGCGCATGCGCCAGGCCCTGGCGGCGGTGCCCGACGGCACCTATGAGGGCGAGGACTTCCTGGACGACGACGGCCAGGGCAGCGGCCCGCTGCGCATCGCCGCCCAGGTCACGGTGAAGGGCTCCGACATCCGCGTCACCTTCGACGGCAGTGCGCCGCAGGTGAAGTCCAACATGAACAACCCCTTCGCCTCGACGGTGGGCGCGGCGCTGTCAGTGATCAAGTCGGCGCTGACGTCCGCCGACCTGCCGTTCAATTCCGGCTGCGCCCGGGCCATCACCGTGGAGGCGCCGGAGGGCTCCATTCTGAACCCGAAGGCCCCGGCGCCGGTGCGCGCCAGGCTGCTGCCCAGCTACCGGGTGTTCAACGCGGTGATGAAGGCGCTCGCCCAGGCCGCGCCGGAGAAGGTCATCGCCGCCGGCTACGACACCACCTATGCCTGCTGCCTCAGCCATCTGGGCCCGAAGGGCTACAACATCTATCTGGAGATCTTCGGCGGCGGCTATGGCGCCGGGCCCCGGAGCGACGGCTGCGACGCGGTCGACAGCCCGCTCAGCAATTGCGGCAACATCCCCGTCGAGAGCCAGGACATGAGCTATCCGTTCTTCCGGGTGCTCGACTACAGCCTCGTGGCCGGTTCGGGCGGCGACGGCGAACACCGCGGCGGCCTCGGCTTCCAGCGGGTCTACGAGATCCTGGACGACGACGTCACCTTCGCCGCCTATGGCGACCGCTTCATCATCCCGCCCGAGGGGCTGTTCGGTGGCGAGGCGGGCGGCAAGGCCTCCGCCTGGGTGATCCGCGGCGGCGAACGGATCGAGCTCCGCTCCAAGCTGTCGATGGCGATGAAGAAAGGCGACCGGCTGGTGGTCCGGACCGGCGGCGGGGCCGGCTACGGCGATCCGGCAAAGCGTCCGGCGGCGCTCCGCGAGCGCGACTTCATCGACGGCTACGTCTGA
- a CDS encoding nucleoside 2-deoxyribosyltransferase encodes MKMEKTCPLCLNAESPEVRIGRIDIGVAVSCSVCGYFRITEEAWDFYIDPKISKRKVGKFTLAALSHRIVRHNNKNRPTIISTEIIEEIEKSDQPLPTVDQQADALIEEIGLYISKYEEFVENFSDDMHRRIGASSRNALMRLAIELKQKGLLELIDRSHSQGPAVMRIRLTMDGWRRFNEVRRGLRVGHYGFVALAFGFSNLDNLVENHIKQPVAEELGYDIITMKDVPEAGIIDNIMREKIRDSAFVIADLTHDNSGAYWEAGYAEGLGKPVVYICNESKFSDRSTHFDTNHCTTVMWRDGENHHFSAELIATLRRSLNLF; translated from the coding sequence TTGAAAATGGAAAAAACTTGTCCGCTTTGTTTGAACGCAGAGTCCCCAGAGGTCAGAATTGGAAGAATTGACATTGGGGTAGCTGTTTCTTGTTCAGTTTGTGGGTATTTCAGAATAACTGAAGAAGCGTGGGATTTCTATATAGACCCGAAAATTTCAAAACGGAAAGTTGGAAAATTCACTCTAGCAGCGTTATCTCATAGAATTGTTCGCCATAATAACAAAAATCGGCCTACGATAATTTCGACCGAAATAATTGAAGAGATTGAGAAATCAGATCAACCACTTCCAACTGTCGATCAGCAGGCGGATGCGTTGATCGAAGAAATAGGTTTGTATATCTCAAAGTATGAAGAGTTTGTTGAGAATTTTTCGGACGATATGCATAGGCGAATTGGTGCTTCAAGCCGCAATGCCCTAATGAGATTGGCAATAGAGTTAAAACAAAAAGGCTTGCTGGAGCTGATTGATCGTTCACACAGCCAAGGTCCTGCAGTCATGCGGATTCGCCTTACCATGGATGGATGGCGGCGATTCAATGAAGTACGCAGAGGACTACGTGTCGGCCATTATGGCTTCGTCGCTCTGGCTTTTGGATTTTCCAATCTTGACAACTTGGTAGAGAACCATATCAAACAGCCTGTAGCAGAAGAATTAGGATACGATATCATAACCATGAAGGATGTGCCGGAAGCTGGTATCATCGATAATATCATGAGAGAAAAAATTCGAGATTCGGCATTTGTTATAGCAGACTTAACACACGATAATTCCGGAGCATATTGGGAGGCCGGATATGCAGAAGGATTGGGAAAGCCCGTTGTCTATATCTGCAATGAATCCAAATTCTCTGACCGAAGCACACATTTTGATACTAATCATTGCACCACTGTTATGTGGCGTGATGGTGAAAATCACCATTTTTCAGCAGAACTCATTGCGACCCTTAGGCGTTCGCTGAACCTATTTTAG